One genomic window of Ornithorhynchus anatinus isolate Pmale09 chromosome 10, mOrnAna1.pri.v4, whole genome shotgun sequence includes the following:
- the LOC114814572 gene encoding LOW QUALITY PROTEIN: retinol dehydrogenase 16-like (The sequence of the model RefSeq protein was modified relative to this genomic sequence to represent the inferred CDS: inserted 1 base in 1 codon): MPGQAGAAGTMWLWLWLCAVAAAVLWRWQRERQMVGQLHNRFVLITGCDSDFGHLLATQLDQCGLRVLAACLTERGAERLQREVSRRLRIVLLDVTRPESVRAAAWWAQETVGERGLWGLVNNAGIANPVTPNEWLTKEDFAKVLDVNLLGLIDVTLNPLPLVKRARGRIVNVSSVLGHLSIFGGGYXVSTFGVEAFSDSLRREILPLGVKGVLIEPGHFQTPILDPMAVEDNLRQAWARAPTAVRHNFGQSFLDSQLRRIRMIEKWSNSNLTLVTSCIAHALTSRHPRIRYSAGWDAKLIYLPLSYLPTSLVDQLVLWFLPRREQGEGAPDPPYPTPPSEDLPVTWGGEMGGAPAPGVPPQ; encoded by the exons ATGCCGGGGCAGGCTGGGGCTGCGGGGACCATGTGGCTGTGGTTGTGGCTGTGTGCGGTGGCGGCGGCAGTGCTGTGGCGCTGGCAGCGGGAGCGACAGATGGTGGGGCAGCTGCACAACCGGTTCGTGCTCATCACGGGCTGCGACTCAGACTTCGGTCATCTGCTGGCCACCCAGCTGGACCAGTGCGGGCTGCGGGTGCTGGCCGCCTGCCTGACGGAGCGCGGGGCTGAGCGGCTGCAGCGGGAGGTGTCCAGGAGGCTGCGGATCGTGCTGCTGGACGTCACCCGGCCCGAGAGCGTCAGGGCGGCGGCCTGGTGGGCCCAGGAGACCGTGGGCGAACGAG GGCTCTGGGGCCTGGTGAACAACGCGGGCATCGCCAATCCGGTGACCCCCAACGAGTGGCTGACCAAGGAAGACTTCGCCAAGGTGCTGGATGTCAACCTCCTGGGGCTGATCGACGTAACACTCAACCCGCTGCCCCTGGTCAAGAGGGCCCGAGGCCGCATCGTCAATGTGTCCAGCGTCTTGGGCCACCTGTCCATCTTTGGCGGTGGCT GTGTCTCCACGTTTGGCGTGGAAGCCTTCTCGGACAGCTTGCG CCGAGAGATCCTGCCTTTAGGGGTAAAGGGGGTGCTGATCGAGCCGGGCCATTTCCAAACGCCCATCTTGGACCCGATGGCCGTGGAGGACAATCTGCGGCAGGCGTGGGCCCGTGCCCCTACCGCGGTCCGTCACAACTTCGGCCAGAGCTTCCTGGACTCCC AGCTCCGCAGGATCAGGATGATAGAGAAATGGAGCAACTCGAACCTGACCCTGGTGACCAGTTGCATAGCCCACGCGCTGACCTCCCGCCACCCGCGCATTCGCTACTCGGCCGGCTGGGACGCCAAGCTCATCTACCTGCCCCTGTCCTACCTGCCCACCTCTCTGGTTGACCAACTGGTCCTCTGGTTCTTACCCCgccgggagcagggggagggggcccccgaCCCGCCCTACCCGACTCCTCCCAGCGAAGACCTTCCGGTgacctggggaggggagatggggggcgcCCCTGCCCCAGGAGTCCCTCCCCAGTAA
- the GPR182 gene encoding G-protein coupled receptor 182: protein MTTATPLRPTATPYPFGDFGDSHNWTELLQFLNHSLALCELDLNADVKRVVLFVLYLAVFVGGLVENLLVLWVGWHSRRRPRGPLQLYVLHMALADLGMVLVLPVWMLEVLLDYTWLWGGFLCRFSHYFYFANMFASVFFLSCLSVERCLSLVPGAAPRNPSPRARQAVCAAIWLLAAVAPLPEVVHMHLLPTSQPVCIFLAPFESYDDWALAVTLGTACLGFLLPLAIVGACNLLSARWLWRSEQPGARPQALLLLAYLAVFLLCWAPYHGTLLLLTLHGAYLELPCSLAYLLYFFYDIIDAVSMLHCVANPVLYNFLSRGFRRRFLDAVVLYVAKARPKAGARATAASSSSSTQHSIIIAKEMAAPSGPAADPTPPHRAPTPAPAGLSLDPFPMALIPPSPGPAPAPPGPVPTPVHSLDPSLACSAAALTPSPGLNPTPALAPSVQP from the coding sequence ATGACCACCGCGACCCCACTCCGCCCGACCGCCACCCCCTACCCGTTCGGTGACTTCGGCGACAGCCACAACTGGACGGAGCTGCTGCAATTCCTCAACCACAGCCTGGCCCTGTGCGAGCTGGACCTGAACGCCGATGTCAAGAGGGTGGTCCTGTTCGTGCTCTACCTGGCCGTGTTCgtgggtggcctggtggagaacCTGCTGGTCCTGTGGGTGGGCTGGCACAGCcggcgccgcccccggggcccgctgCAGCTCTATGTGTTGCACATGGCGCTGGCAGACCTGGGCATGGTTCTGGTGCTGCCCGTGTGGATGCTCGAGGTCCTGCTCGACTACACCTGGCTGTGGGGCGGCTTCCTCTGCCGCTTCAGCCACTACTTCTATTTCGCCAACATGTTCGCCAGCGTCTTCTTCCTGAGCTGCCTGAGTGTCGAGCGCTGCCTCAGCCTGGTGCCGGGTGCCGCCCCCCGCAACCCCTCGCCCCGGGCCCGCCAGGCCGTCTGCGCTGCCATCTGGCTGCTGGCGGCCGTGGCCCCGCTGCCCGAGGTCGTGCACATGCACCTGCTGCCGACCAGTCAGCCCGTCTGCATCTTCTTGGCTCCCTTCGAGAGCTACGACGACTGGGCCTTGGCGGTGACCCTGGGCACCGCCTGCCTAGGCTTCCTGCTGCCGTTGGCCATCGTGGGCGCCTGCAACCTGCTCAGCGCCCGTTGGTTGTGGCGCTCGGAGCAGCCGGGCGCCCGGccccaggccctgctgctgctggcctACCTGGCCGTCTTCCTGCTGTGCTGGGCGCCCTACCACGGCACCCTACTGCTGCTCACCCTACACGGCGCCTACCTGGAGCTGCCCTGCTCCCTAGCTTACCTCCTCTACTTCTTCTATGACATCATCGACGCCGTGTCCATGCTGCACTGTGTCGCCAACCCCGTGCTCTACAACTTCCTCAGCCGCGGCTTCCGGCGCCGCTTCCTGGACGCCGTGGTGCTCTACGTGGCCAAGGCCAGGCCcaaggccggagcccgggccaccgccgcctcctcctcctccagcacccAGCACTCCATCATCATCGCCAAGGAGATGGCTGCTCCATCGGGCCCCGCTGCAGACCCGACCCCACCCCACAGGgcaccgaccccggccccggccggtctCAGCCTTGACCCCTTCCCAATGGCCCTGATCCCACcttcccccggccctgcccctgcccctcctggccCCGTCCCTACCCCCGTCCACAGCCTCGACCCCTCCCTCGCCTGCTCAGCTGCAGCCCTGACCCCATCCCCGGGCCtcaaccccacccctgccctcgcCCCCTCTGTCCAGCCCTGA
- the ZBTB39 gene encoding LOW QUALITY PROTEIN: zinc finger and BTB domain-containing protein 39 (The sequence of the model RefSeq protein was modified relative to this genomic sequence to represent the inferred CDS: inserted 2 bases in 1 codon) — translation MGMRVKLHSADHPNQLLRELNRCRLAETLCDVTIVVGARSFPAHKAVLACAAGYFQNLFLTAGLDAARTFVVDFITPANFEKILSFVYTAELFTDLINVGVIYEVAERLGMDALLRACHATFPDLHREGAAPAPPLLPITDGAGDSGLLGTPALAGVAGGGYEEEGPGVGEAMPGLPPPQAEGREAPGPCVPAAPGVPRLGLGGQTGPGPRSPFGGQSNGERVGFLGAGSLDGDGGVGRGRGFGSPAGLPPGQPTPEAEAGELELEEPGNERPGPGPAEEVIELSDDSEEELTPAATDGGAAEGEEARTGAAEESWAAGGHQAQPCQVCHKVLEPNVQLIRQHARDHVDLLTGNCKVCETHFHDRGARVAHVLSHIGIFLFACDMCEAKFFTQWQLTLHRRERAXPPEPPAPTGPLPPSAPALSCAACGKALARDFATVRAHVLDHLSVPGQTCSVCAQQHLSLCSLMWHTLSHLGISVFSCAVCARSFVDRHILDRHLALHRRADDAPFRCHVCGHGFRSEAAYRYHVSQHEGGGGGPDGRTGPAERPQPPALSKRRPPADGGTAAAEGPAPPAPSKYGCKVCGKRFAHTSEFNYHRRIHTGEKPYQCKVCHKFFRGRSTIKCHLKTHAGALMYRCTVCGHYSSTLNLMSKHVGVHKGSLPADFTIEQTFMYVIHSKEADRGPDS, via the exons ATGGGCATGCGGGTGAAGCTGCACAGCGCCGACCACCCCAACCAGCTGCTGCGGGAGCTGAACCGCTGCCGCCTGGCCGAGACCCTGTGCGACGTCACCATCGTGGTCGGGGCCCGCtccttcccggcccacaaggccGTGCTGGCCTGCGCCGCCGGCTACTTCCAGAACCTCTTCCTGACGGCCGGGCTGGACGCCGCCCGGACCTTCGTGGTGGACTTCATCACGCCGGCCAACTTCGAGAAGATCCTGAGCTTCGTCTACACGGCCGAGCTCTTCACCGACCTCATCAACGTCGGCGTCATCTATGAGGTGGCCGAGCGGCTGGGCATGGACGCCCTCCTCCGCGCCTGCCACGCCACCTTCCCCGACCTGCACAGGGagggggccgccccggccccgccgctcctgCCTATCACAGACGGGGCCGGGGACTCGGGGCTGCTGGGCACCCCGGCACTGGCCGGCGTGGCTGGCGGGGGCTACGAGGAGGAGGGCCCCGGGGTCGGTGAAGCCATGCCTGGCCTGCCCCCGCCGCAGGCAGAGGGCCGAGAGGCACCCGGGCCCTGCGTCCCAGCCGCCCCTGGCGTGCCCCGGCTAGGCTTGGGCGGGCagacgggcccggggccccgctcgCCATTCGGGGGCCAGAGCAACGGGGAGCGGGTGGGCTTCCTCGGGGCCGGCTCCCTGGATGGGGATggtggggtgggccgggggcggggctttGGGTCCCCGGCGGGGCTGCCGCCGGGCCAGCCGACCCCCGAGGCCGAGGCaggggagctggagctggaggagcCCGGCAAcgagaggccggggccggggccagcaGAGGAGGTGATCGAGCTGAGCGATGACAGCGAGGAGGAGCTGACCCCGGCGGCTACCGACGGGGGGGCggccgagggggaggaggcgaggaCCGGGGCCGCGGAGGAGAGCTGGGCCGCCGGCGGCCACCAGGCCCAGCCCTGCCAGGTGTGCCACAAGGTGCTGGAACCCAACGTGCAGCTGATCCGGCAACACGCCCGTGACCACGTGGACCTGCTCACGGGCAACTGCAAGGTGTGCGAGACACACTTCCACGACCGCGGTGCCCGCGTCGCCCacgtcctgtcccacattggcatCTTCCTCTTCGCCTGCGACATGTGCGAGGCCAAGTTCTTCACCCAGTGGCAGCTGACGCTGCACCGCCGTGAGCGggc cccccccgagcccccggcgCCCACTGGGCCCCTGCCGCCCAGTGCCCCGGCACTCAGCTGCGCCGCCTGCGGCAAGGCGCTGGCCCGTGACTTCGCCACGGTGCGCGCCCACGTGCTGGACCACCTGAGCGTCCCGGGCCAGACGTGCAGCGTGTGTGCCCAGCAACACCTGAGCCTGTGCAGCCTCATGTGGCACACACTGTCGCACCTGGGCATCTCCGTCTTCTCCTGCGCCGTGTGCGCCCGCAGCTTCGTCGACCGCCACATCCTGGACCGGCACCTGGCGCTGCACCGCCGCGCCGACGACGCCCCCTTCCGCTGCCACGTCTGCGGCCACGGCTTCCGCTCGGAGGCTGCCTACCGCTACCACGTCAGCCAGCACGAGGGCGGTGGCGGGGGCCCGGACGGGCGGACCGGCCCGGCCGAGCgcccgcagccccccgccctgTCGAAGCGGCGCCCGCCGGCCGACGGGGGGACGGCCGCGGCcgagggcccggccccgcccgcccccagcaaGTACGGTTGCAAGGTGTGTGGCAAGCGGTTCGCCCATACCAGCGAGTTCAACTACCACCGGCGGAtccacacgggcgagaagccgTACCAGTGCAAGGTGTGCCACAAGTTCTTCCGCGGCCGCTCCACCATCAAGTGCCACCTGAAGACGCACGCGGGGGCCCTGATGTACCGCTGCACCGTGTGTGGCCACTACAGCTCTACCCTCAACCTCATGAGCAAGCACGTGGGCGTCCACAAGGGCAGCCTCCCGGCCGACTTCACCATCGAACAGACGTTCATGTACGTCATCCACTCCAAAGAGGCCGACCGCGGCCCGGACAGCTGA
- the TAC3 gene encoding tachykinin-3: MRGDLLLVAIMVLAVGRSRGAECEVMQHQPEVQGGQSKPSDLPQLPLSLLRRLYDSRAISLDGLLGLLAQTSADPRELASPQKRDMHDFFVGLMGKRRARADSPLEGDKDAFPSFRDPKYSSSVTE; the protein is encoded by the exons ATGCGGGGTGACCTTCTGCTCGTCGCCATCATGGTCCTCGCCGTGGGGCGCAGCCGTGGGGCTGAGTGCGAGGTGATGCAGCATCAACCAGAGGTCCAAGGTGGTCAGAGCAAG CCCTCAGACCTGCCCCAGCTACCATTGTCCCTGCTCCGGAGACTGTACGACAGCCGGGCCATCTCGCTGGACGGACTGCTCGGACTTCTGGCCCAGACCAGTGCCG ACCCCAGGGAGCTCGCCTCTCCCCAAAAGC GCGACATGCACGACTTCTTCGTGGGACTCATGGGGAAGAGGCGCGCCCGGGCGG ACTCCCCTCTAGAAGGAGACAAAGATGCCTTCCCCAGCTTCAGGGACCCCAAGTATTCTTCCAGTGTGACAGAATGA